The DNA sequence CCGCACTCCCCCGGTCTGGCCGGACGCATGTGGTACGGCGCGGGCAGCGACTCCTCCGCCGTCTGGGCCGCGGAGCAGGGGCTCAACCTGCTCACGAGCAACGTGGTCCGCAGCGGCGGAGAGAGCGACTTCGCCGCGATCCAGTCCCGGCAGATCCGCGCCTACCGCGCGGCGAACCCGGCGGGACGGGTGTCGCAGGGGCTGGTCGTCGTCCCCACCGACTCCGCGACGCCTGCCCAGCGCGAGCGCTACGCCGCCTACGCCCGGGAACGCGACGCCAGGGTCGGCGTCCCGCAGGGCCCGGCCGGGCTGCTGTTCGCCCGCGACCTGGTCGGCACCTCCGCCGAGATCGCCGAGCGTCTGTGGACCGACGCCGGGTTCCGGGAGGTCGACGAGGCGGTGTTCGCGCTGCCGTTCGGCTTCCCGCACGACGACTACGTCCAGATCGTCACCGACATCGCCGGCGCGCTCGGACCGGCACTGGGCTGGTCCCCGCGCGGCTGACCCGTCCCGGCGGGCGGCCGCCCCGGGCTCAGTGCCCGGCGCGCGGCAGCGACCGGCGGGCCCGCACCCGGCCCGGCGCCTCGATCAGCCCGACGAGCGCGGCGAGGACCACGAGCATGCCGGGGCCGATCGTCATCGTCGCCGACGGCGGCCCGGTCACGATCGCCATCACCGACACGACGTAGGGCACGGTCAGCGACAGCCCGGTGACGAACCCGACGCCGAGCAGCACCAGGCACGCGACGCCGATCGCCGCACCGGCCAGCACCAGCGCTCGCAGCCAGCTCACTGGAGAACTCCCTCTCGACAGGCCGGCGGACACGATCCCACGCCGGGCCCGGCCGTAACAGGTCCGTTCCCGCGATCCGGGACGTCAGTCGTCGAAGGAGATCAGCCGGATCGTCCGGGCGCCGACCGAGGCACCGACCGGCTCCAGCACCGCCGGGTCGATCTGGCGGTCCACCCGCAGCAGCATGATGGCGTCGGTGCCGTCGGTGGTCTGCGAGATCTGGGCGGCCTCGATGTTGACCGCGGCCTCCCCCAGCAGCGACCCGACCCGGCCCATCACGCCGGGACGGTCGGCGTACTCCAGCAGCACGACCTCGCCCTCGGCGCGCAGGTCGAAGTGCCGTCCGTTGATCTCGACGAGCTTCTCGACCTCCGCGCGGCCGGTCAGGGTGCCGGACACGGTGACCTTCTCGCCGTCGGGCATGGCGCCGCGCAGCTGCACCACACTGCGGTGGTTGGCGCTCTCCGGACTGGTGGTGATCTCCACGGCGACCCCGCGCTCCTCGGCGAGCTGCGGCACGTTCACGAAGGTCACCTGGTCCTCGACGACGTGGGTGAACACCCCGCGCAGCGCGGCCAGCCCGAGGACCTGGACGTCCTCGCTGGCCAGCTCGCCCGCGACGTCGACGGTGACCGAGGTCGGGGTCCGCCCGGCGACGGCGTGCAGCGTGGTGCCCAGCTTCTGCACCAGCGGCAGCCAGGGCCGGACCTCCTCGCCGACGGCGCCGTGGATCTGCACGTTGACCGCGTCCGGCACGAACTCCCCGGCCAGCGCCAGCTGCACCGAGCGGGCCACGTCGGTCCCGGCCCGGTCCTGCGCCTCGGTGGTGGAGGCACCCAGGTGCGGGGTGACGACGACGTTCTCCAGCTCGAACAGCGGGCTGGACGTGGTCGGCTCGGTGACGTAGACGTCGATCCCGGCGCCAGCGACGTGCCCGGAGCGGACCGCCTCGGCCAGGGCGTCCTCGTCGATCAGGCCACCGCGGGCGGCGTTGACGAGGAGCACCCCGGGCTTGGTGAGCGCGAGCTGGTCCTTACCGATGAGCCCGAGCGTCTCCGGGGTCTTCGGCAGGTGCACCGTGATCATGTCCGCGGTGCGGAGCAGGTCGTCGAGGCTCAGCAGCTCGATGCCGAGCTGGGCGGCGCGCGACGGCGCGATGTAGGGGTCGTAGGCGACCAGCGTCGTGCCGAACGCGGCGAGGCGCTGTGCGACGAGCTGCCCGATCTTGCCGAGACCGACGATGCCGACGGTCTTGCCGCCCAGTTCGACACCGCCGTAGGCCGAGCGCCGCCACTCACCGGACCGCAGCGCGGCGTCCGCCGCCGGGATGTGGCGCGCGGTCGCCAGCAGCAGCGCGATGGCGTGCTCGGCGGCGGAGACGATGTTGGAGGTCGGGGCGTTGACGACCATCACCCCGCGCGCGGTGGCGGCGGGGACGTCCACGTTGTCCAGGCCGACCCCGGCCCGCGCGACGACCTTCAGACGGCCGGCCGCGGCCAGCGCCTCGGCGTCGACCCGGGTGGCGGACCGGACCAGGAGCGCGTCGGCGTCGGCGAGTGCCGCCAGCAGGGCCGGACGGTCGGTGCCTTCGACGCGGCGGATCTCGACGCCGTCACCGAGCAGCTCGACGGCGGAGGGCGCGAGAGTCTCCGCGAGCAGGACGACGGGACGGTGGTCGGTGGCTGCGGTGCTCACGGTGTGCGAGTGCTCCCCGAGGTCGGTGCGCGAACGTCGACCATCCTAGGACCGCGCGGGCCGTCGCGGACCGGGACGGACGGACGGGTCGTCGCGCGGCACACCCCGAACGCGCGAAACCCCCGCCCGGTGTCGCCGGTGCGGGGGTTTCGCGTCGCCTGGTCCGGATGGGTGCGTCCGGACCCGGGCATCCGCGGGCCGTCTGGGGCCCGGGCGGATTCATCCTGCCGGACGCGTCCGGCAGAGGGTCACAGGAGGGTCACTTGGCCTTCTCGCCGACCCAGCTCATCAGGCCGCGGAGCTTCTCGCCGACCTGCTCGATCGGGTGCTCGGCGCCCTGCTGCTGCAGCTTGGTGTAGTTGCCGCGGCCGGCCTCGTCCTCGGCCACCCACTCGCGGGCGAAGGTGCCGTCCTGAATCTCGCCCAGGATCTTCTGCATCTCGGCCTTGACCGCGGGCGTGATGACGCGCGGGCCGCGGGTGAGGTCGCCGTACTCGGCGGTGTCGGAGATGGAGAAGCGCTCGTTGGCGATGCCGCCCTCGTACATGAGGTCGACGATCAGCTTGAGCTCGTGCAGGCACTCGAAGTAGGCGATCTCCGGGGCGTAGCCGGCCTCGGTCAGCACCTCGAAACCGGTCTGGACCAGCGCCGCGGCACCGCCGCAGAGCACGGCCTGCTCACCGAACAGGTCGGTCTCGGTCTCCTCCTTGAAGGTGGTCTCGATGACGCCCGCGCGGGCACCGCCGATCCCGGCCGCGTAGGAGAGCGCGAGCGCCTTGGCGTTGCCCGAGGCGTCCTGCTCGACGGCGATCAGGGCGGGGACGCCCTTGCCGTCGACGAACTGGCGGCGGACGAGGTGGCCCGGGCCCTTCGGGGCGACCATGGCGACGTCGACGTTCGCCGGGGGCTTGATCAGCTCGTAGCGGATGTTGAAGCCGTGCCCGAAGAACAGCGCGTCGCCGTCCTTCAGGTTCGGCTCGATGTCCTGGGCGTAGATGGAGCGCTGCTTGGTGTCGGGCGCCAGGACCATGATCACGTCCGCCCAGGCGGAGACCTCGGCCGGCGTGCCGACCTCGAGTCCCTCGTCGGCGGCCTTCTGCCGGGACTTGGAGCCCTCGGGCAGACCGATCTTCACCTCGACCCCGGAGTCACGCAGCGACAGCGAGTGCGCGTGCCCCTGGGAGCCGTAGCCGATCACGGCGACCTTGCGGCCCTGGATGATCGACAGGTCGGCGTCGGCGTCGTAGTAGATGTTGACACTCATGGCTCTGGGACGGTTCCTCTCAGGGGGTGTGTAGCCGTCGGCTACGCGGTCTGTCTAACGGACGGCCGCGGCGGTGATGGACCGGGGGCCGCGGCCGACGGCCACCATCCCGGACTTCACCATCTCGCGGATCCCGTAGGGCTCCAGCATGCGCAGGAGCGCGGTGAGCTTGTCGGCCGAGCCGGTGGCCTCGACGGTCAGTGCCTCCGGCGAGACGTCGACCACCTTGGCTCGGAACAGCTGCACGGTCTCGACGACCTGGCTGCGCACCGTGGCGTCGGCCCGGACCTTGACCAGCAGCAGCTCGCGCTGCACCGAGGCGTCCGGCTCCAGCTCGACGATCTTGATGACGTGCACCAGCTTGTTGAGCTGCTTGGTGACCTGCTCCATCGGGAGCTCGTCCACCTCGACGACGATCGTCATCCGGGACACGTCAGGGTGCTCGGTCGGGCCCACGGCGAGGGAGTTGATGTTGAACCCGCGCCGCGAGAACAGCCCGGAGACCCGGGCCAGCACGCCCGGCTTGTCCTCGACCAGGACCGAGAGGGTGTGGAGCTCGCTCACTTCTCGCCCTCCAGAGCCTGCTCGGTGACGTCCGCGACCTGGTCCACCGAGGCGGCCAGCTCGTCCTGCTCGAACTCGGGCCGGATGTCGCGTCGGACGTTGATCTCGTCGTTGCTCATCCCCGCGGCGACCATGGGCCACACCTGGGCGTCGGCGCCGACGACGAACTCCACGACGACCGGCCGGTCGTTGATCTCCATCGCCTGGTGGATGACCCGGTCGACGTCCTCCTTGGACTCGACCCGCAGACCCTCGCAGCCCATCGCCTGCGCGAGCATCGGGAAGTCCGGGATGCGCAGCTTGTGGGTGTTGAGGTCGGTGTTGGAGTACCGCTCGCCGTAGAACAGGTTCTGCCACTGGCGGACCATGCCGAGGTTGCCGTTGTTGATGACGGCGACCTTGATCGGGATGCCCTCGATCGCGCAGGTGGCGAGCTCCTGGTTGGTCATCTGGAAGCAGCCGTCGCCGTCGATGCACCAGACGACGGTGTCCGGCTCGCCGACCTTGGCACCCATCGCGGCCGGGACCGCGTAGCCCATGGTCCCGAGCCCGCCCGAGTTCAGCCAGGTCCGCGGCTTCTCGTACTTGACGAACTGGGCGGCCCACATCTGGTGCTGGCCGACCCCCGCGGCGTAGATCGCGTCGGGCCCGGCGATCGCGCCGATCCGCTCGATCACGTACTGCGGGGACAGCGCGCCGTCGGTCGGCTCGTCGTAGCCGAGCGGGTAGCGGTCGCGCAGCCCGCCGACCTGCTTCCACCAGGACGACAGGTCCGGCTCGCCGTGCTCGGCGCGGTCGGCACGGACGGCCTCGACCAGGTCGGCCAGGACCTCCTTGCAGTCCCCGACGATCGGCACGTCGGCACGCCGGTTCTTGGAGATCTCGGCCGGGTCGATGTCGGCGTGGATGATCTTCGCCTCGGGGGCGAAGCTCTCCAGCTTGCCGGTCACCCGGTCGTCGAACCGGGAGCCTAGGGCGACCAGCAGGTCGGCGCGCTGCATCGCCGCGACCGCGGCGACGGTGCCGTGCATCCCGGGCATGCCCAGGTGCAGCGGGTGGCTGTCGGGGAACACACCGCGCGCCATCAGGGTGGTGACGACGGGCGCCCCGGTCAGCTCGGCCAGCTCCCGCAGCTCCTCGGCGGCCTCGGCCTTGAGGACGCCGCCGCCGACGTAGAGCACCGGCTTGGCCGACTCGCGGATGAGCCGGGCGGCCTCGCGGATCTGCTTGCCGTGCGGCCGGGTCGTCGGCCGGTAGCCGGGCAGCTGCAGCTCCGGGGGCCAGGAGAACGTGGTCTGCTCCTGCAGCACGTCCTTCGGGATGTCCACCAGGACCGGGCCGGGCCGGCCGGTGGACGCCAGGTGGAAGGCCTCGGCGATCGCGCGCGGGATCTCCGTCGCGTCGGTCACCAGCATGTTGTGCTTGGTCACCGGCATGGTGATGCCGGTGATGTCGGCCTCCTGGAAGGCGTCGGTGCCGATCAGCGGCCGGGTCTGCTGACCCGTGATGGCCACCAGCGGCACCGAGTCCATGTGGGCGTCCGCGATCGGGGTGACCAGGTTCGTGGCCCCCGGTCCGGACGTCGCCATGCAGACCCCGACCTTGCCGGTGGCCTGCGCGTAACCGGTCGCGGCGTGTCCGGCGCCCTGCTCGTGGCGGACGAGGATGTGACGCACCTTCGTCGAGTCCAGGAGCGGGTCGTAGGCGGGCAGGATCGTCCCGCCGGGCAGCCCGAAGACGACCTCGCAGCCGATCTCCTCGAGCGAACGCACCAGGGACTGGGCGCCGGTCATGGGCTCGTCCACGATCCGCGGACCGGGGACGGCGGTGTCGGCGAGCGCAGAGGTGTAGCTACGGGACGTCGTGGTGCCGGCCGGAGCGGCGGACCGGCCGGGCGGCGGGCCCGGCTTCGGGCCGGACGAGCCGGACTTGGCGGGGACGGTGGTCATCTGGGTCTGCCTCGCTGGAGATCGTGTCGATCAGATGCCGGACATGGGCTGGACATGAAAAAACCCCCGCCGCCCGGTTGCTCCGGGCGCTGCGAGGGTGAGCGCGTCGTCGTTCGAGATGGTCGAACTCAGGCGACGACGCGCCCAAGAAGTACGAGAATTCGAACGGCGAACATGCGTCGACGCTAGCACGCGTCCCACGGACGGAGTCAAACGACCCCACCCGTCCGGGCCGCCGTCACCCCGCCCACGTTTGCCACACTGGGGTCGTGAGCAGCACCGACGACCACGCCGTCCCCGCCGACACCACCTCCGCCGCCGCACCGCGGGCCACGGCGGCGTCCCAGCAGGTGGACAGCGAGCTGGCGTGGACCCCACGGGTCCGCGACGAGGGCCGCAAGCTCCGCGTGGGCCCGCGCGCGCTGGTGTTCAAGCCGAGCCGGCTGACCATCTTCGCCATGCTGGTCGCGGTCGTCGGGTCGACGCCGCTGGTGTTCAGCCTGCTGTGGTTCTGGGTCGTGCTCGTGCTGCCGGTGGCGGCGATCGCCTGGATCCTGCGGGTCCGCACCACCGTGGACCCGGAGACGCTGTCCGTGCGCAGCGCGTTCTCCTCCCGCACCGTGGACTGGGACGACGTGCGCGGTCTGCGGATCGGCTCGCGCTCGCGGGTCAGCGCGGTGCTGGGCGAGGACGACGACCTCGTCCTGCCCGCGGTGCACGCACGCGACCTGCCGGCGCTCTCGGTCGCCAGCGGCGGCCGCTTCGCCGACCCGGCCGCGGTGAGCGAGCCGGAGGACCCGGCCGAGGGTCACTGACGACACCGACGCCCGTCACGGGGCGTACGGTTGCGGGCGATCGGCCCGCCGGCCGGCGGGACGCGACCCGCCCCGCCGCCGTCGCGCCGCACCCCGGGCGGCTCGCGCCCACGCTCCGCGACGCGCCCACCGGGGTCCCCTCACGAACCACCACGGAAGACCCGGCTGGAGAAGACCGATGCCCGCCCTGCGTTCCCGCGTCACCACCCACGGTCGCAACGCCGCCGGAGCGCGTTCGCTCTGGCGCGCGACCGGCATGGGTGACGACGACTTCGGCAAGCCGATCGTCGCGATCGCCAACTCCTACACCCAGTTCGTCCCCGGCCACGTGCACCTCAAGGACATGGGTGACCTCGTCGCGGGCGCGATCAAGGAGGCGGGCGGGGTCGCCAAGGAGTTCAACACGATCGCCGTCGACGACGGCATCGCGATGGGCCACGGCGGGATGCTCTACTCGCTGCCCAGCCGCGAGATCATCGCCGACGCGGTGGAGTACATGGTCAACGGCCACGCCGCCGACGCCCTGGTGTGCATCTCCAACTGCGACAAGATCACGCCGGGCATGCTGAACGCCGCGATGCGGCTCAACATCCCGACCGTGTTCGTCTCCGGTGGGCCGATGGAGGCCGGCAAGGCGGTCGTCGTCGGCGGGGTCGCGCAGGCTCCCACCGACCTGATCACCGCGATCTCGGCGTCCGCGTCGTCGGAGGTGGACGACGCCGGCCTGGCCGAGGTCGAGCGCTCGGCCTGCCCGACCTGCGGGTCCTGCTCCGGGATGTTCACCGCGAACTCGATGAACTGCCTCACCGAGGCCCTCGGGCTCTCGTTGCCGGGCAACGGCTCCACCCTCGCCACCCACGCCGCGCGCCGCGAGCTGTTCCTGAACGCGGGCCGCACCGTGATGGACCTGGCGACCCGCTGGTACCGCGACGACGATGCCTCCGCGCTGCCCCGCAACATCGCCACCCGCGAGGCGTTCGAGAACGCGATGGCCCTCGACGTCGCGATGGGCGGCTCCACCAACACGGTGCTGCACATCCTGGCCGCCGCGCAGGAGGGCGAGATCGACTTCGACCTGGCCGCGATCGACGCGATCTCCCGGCGGGTGCCGTGCCTGTCCAAGGTCGCGCCGAACTCGGATTACCACATGGAGGACGTCCACCGGGCCGGTGGCATCCCCGCCCTGCTGGGCGAGCTGTGGCGGGCCGGGCTGCTCAACACCGGGGTGCACTCGGTGCACTCCCCCTCGCTGGAGCAGTGGCTCACCGAGTGGGACATCCGGTCGTCGGCGCCGTCGGAGACCGCGATCGAGCTCTACCACGCCGCGCCGGGCGGGGTTCGGACCACGCAGGCGTTCTCCACCGAGAACCGCTGGTCGAGCCTCGACACCGACGCCGCGGGCGGCTGCATCCGCGACATCGAGCACGCCTACTCCGCCGACGGCGGCCTGGCCGTGCTGCGCGGCAACCTCTCGGTCGACGGCGCCGTGATCAAGACCGCGGGCATCCCCGAGGACATCTGGGAGTTCGAGGGCCCGGCCGTGGTGCTGGAGAGCCAGGAGGAGGCCGTCTCGGCGATCCTCAAGAAGGAGATCAAGCCCGGCGACGTGCTGGTCATCCGCTACGAGGGTCCCGCAGGCGGGCCGGGCATGCAGGAGATGCTGCACCCGACCGCTTTCCTCAAGGGCGCCGGGCTGGGCAGGGTCTGCGCCCTGATCACCGACGGCCGGTTCTCCGGTGGCTCGTCGGGCATCTCGGTCGGCCACGTCTCCCCCGAGGCGGCCGCCGGCGGCACGATCGGCCTGGTCGAGAACGGCGACCGGATCCGGCTCGACGTCCGCGCCCGGTCCCTGGAGCTGCTCGTCGACCCCGAGGTGCTCGCCGACCGGCGCGCCAAGATGGAGTCCTCCGAGCGGCCGTGGCAGCCCGTGGACCGGCAGCGGGTCGTGTCGAAGGCGCTGCGCGCCTACGCCCACATGGCGACCAGCGCCGACACCGGGGCGGTCCGTCGCATCCCCTGACCCGGCAGGCCCGCCGGCCCCGGTCCGCTCCGCTGCGGACCGGGGCCGCTCGCGTCTAGGTTGGTTGGCATGGCTACCGGAATGAGCCTCGGCACCCGTCGCCTCGGCGATCTCACCGTCTCCGCCCAGGGCCTGGGCTGCATGGGCATGAGCCAGAGCTACGGCTCCGGGGACCGCGCCGAGTCGATCGCGACGATCCACCGCGCCCTCGACCTGGGCGTCACCCTGCTCGACACCGCGAACGTCTACGGCGACGGCGCCAACGAGGAGCTCGTCGGCGCCGCGATCGCCGACCGGCGCGACCGCGTGGTCCTGGCCACGAAGTTCGGCATCACCCGCGACGGGGACGGCAACCAGGGCGCCAGGGGCGACGCCGGCTACGTGCGGCAGTGCGTCGAGGAGTCGCTGCGGCGCCTGCGCGTCGACCACATCGACCTGTACTACCAGCACCGGGTCGACCCGGACACGCCGATCGAGGAGACCGTCGGCGCGCTCGTGGGGCTGATCGAGGAGGGGAAGATCCGCCACTACGGCCTGTCCGAGTGCGGTGCGGACACGCTGCGCCGCGCGCACGCGGTGCACCCGCCGGCCGCGGTGCAGTCGGAGTGGTCGCTCTGGACCCGTGACATCGAGGCCTCCGTCGCCCCCACCTGCGCGGAGCTCGGTGTCGGCGTCGTGCCGTTCTCCCCGCTGGGCCGCGGCTTCCTGACCGGCGCGATCACCTCGACCGGTCAGTTCGGCGAGGGCGACATGCGCCGCGGCCTGCCCCGCTTCTCCGAGGAGAACCTGGCCGCCAACCTCGCGATCGTCGACGCGCTGAAGGCCGTCGCGCAGCGCCGTGGGGTCACCGCCGGACAGCTCGCGCTGGCCTGGGTGCAGAGCCGCGGGGAGCACGTCGTCCCGATCCCGGGCACCAAGCGCCGGACCTATCTGGAGCAGAACGTCGAGGCCGCGACGCTGGAGCTGACCGCGCAGGAGCTCGCCGAGATCGAGGCCGCCGCACCGGCGTCCGCGGTCGCGGGCGAGCGCTACCCGGAGCATCTGCAGCGCAACGTCGGGCGTTGACTCTGCGATGGCTCTGCGATGTTTGCCCGTTTCCGAGGAAGGACACCCGTCGTACATGACCTCCTACGTCACGACCAACCCCGCCACCGGGAAGACCGAGAACGAGTTCCCCGAGCTCACCGACGCCGAGGTCGGTGACGTCCTGCGCCGGGTCACCGAGGCGTTCCCGTCCTGGCGTTCGACCCCGGTCGCGGACCGGGCGCAGATCCTGGTCCGGGTCGCCGAGGCCTACGAGGCCCGCCGTGACGAGCTCGCCACCCTGATCGCGACCGAGATGGGAAAGCCGGTCCGGGAGGCCGCGGGCGAGGTGGCGCTGGCGGCGTCGATCTACCGCTGGTACGCCGAGCACGGCCCGGAGCTGCTGGAGCAGGAGACGCTCGACCCGCAGGGCGCCGCGGAGTCGGTGGTGCAGACCGAGCCGGTCGGGCCGCTGATCGGTGTCATGCCGTGGAACTTCCCCTACTACCAGGTGGCGCGCTTCGTCGCGCCGAACCTGATGGTGGGCAACACGATCGTCCTCAAGCACGCCCCGATCTGCGCGGCGTCCGCCGCGGTGATGGCCGAGATCTTCCACGACGCCGGCGTCCCGGCCGACGTCTACGTCAACGTGTACGCGACCAACGACCAGATCGCGGAGATGATCGCCGACCCGCGGGTGCGCGGGATCTCGCTGACCGGCAGCGAGCGGGCCGGTGCCGCGGTCGCCGAGACCGCGGGCCGGAACCTGAAGAAGGCCGTACTGGAGCTGGGCGGCTCGGACGCCCTCATCGTGCTCGACGACGCCGACATCGCCCGCACCGCGAAGGTCACCGCCCGGGCCCGCCTGATGAACGCCGGCCAGGCCTGCAACTCCCCGAAGCGGATGATCGTGCCGAACGACAAGGTCGAGGAGTTCGTGTCGGTGCTGGTCTCGACGTTCGAGTCGACCGAACCGGGCGACCCGACCGACCCCGGCACCCGGCTCGGCCCGCTGTCCTCGGTCACCGCCCGCGACGGCGTCGCCGAGCAGGTGCGTCGCGCCGTGGAGCAGGGCGCCACCCTGCACACCGGCGGCGACGTCGTCGACGGCGACGGCGCCTTCCTCCGCCCCGCGGTCCTGACCGGCGTCACGAAGGACATGGACGCCTACTCCGAGGAGATCTTCGGCCCGGTCGCGGTGGTGTACGGCGTCGACTCCGTCGACGAGGCCGTCACCCTGGCCAACGACGTGGACTTCGGGCTCAGCGGATCGGTGTGGAGCACCGACGCCGACCGCGCCCGCGAGGTCGCCGACCGGCTCGAGGTGGGCATGGCCTACGTCAACGAGCAC is a window from the Pseudonocardia sp. HH130629-09 genome containing:
- a CDS encoding LLM class flavin-dependent oxidoreductase produces the protein MPTPDRPLRRLGFLTIGSFDGDDPRPGHETTLEMIALGERLGFDSAFVRHRHLQFGISSPVAVLAAATQRTSRIELGTAVVPLGWENPLRLAEDLATVDVLSGGRLNPGVSVGPPMQWEHVRDALYPDTADVEDFGRERVSRLLRLVRGERASTFSGTVGIESFSERVQPHSPGLAGRMWYGAGSDSSAVWAAEQGLNLLTSNVVRSGGESDFAAIQSRQIRAYRAANPAGRVSQGLVVVPTDSATPAQRERYAAYARERDARVGVPQGPAGLLFARDLVGTSAEIAERLWTDAGFREVDEAVFALPFGFPHDDYVQIVTDIAGALGPALGWSPRG
- the serA gene encoding phosphoglycerate dehydrogenase: MSTAATDHRPVVLLAETLAPSAVELLGDGVEIRRVEGTDRPALLAALADADALLVRSATRVDAEALAAAGRLKVVARAGVGLDNVDVPAATARGVMVVNAPTSNIVSAAEHAIALLLATARHIPAADAALRSGEWRRSAYGGVELGGKTVGIVGLGKIGQLVAQRLAAFGTTLVAYDPYIAPSRAAQLGIELLSLDDLLRTADMITVHLPKTPETLGLIGKDQLALTKPGVLLVNAARGGLIDEDALAEAVRSGHVAGAGIDVYVTEPTTSSPLFELENVVVTPHLGASTTEAQDRAGTDVARSVQLALAGEFVPDAVNVQIHGAVGEEVRPWLPLVQKLGTTLHAVAGRTPTSVTVDVAGELASEDVQVLGLAALRGVFTHVVEDQVTFVNVPQLAEERGVAVEITTSPESANHRSVVQLRGAMPDGEKVTVSGTLTGRAEVEKLVEINGRHFDLRAEGEVVLLEYADRPGVMGRVGSLLGEAAVNIEAAQISQTTDGTDAIMLLRVDRQIDPAVLEPVGASVGARTIRLISFDD
- the ilvC gene encoding ketol-acid reductoisomerase — encoded protein: MSVNIYYDADADLSIIQGRKVAVIGYGSQGHAHSLSLRDSGVEVKIGLPEGSKSRQKAADEGLEVGTPAEVSAWADVIMVLAPDTKQRSIYAQDIEPNLKDGDALFFGHGFNIRYELIKPPANVDVAMVAPKGPGHLVRRQFVDGKGVPALIAVEQDASGNAKALALSYAAGIGGARAGVIETTFKEETETDLFGEQAVLCGGAAALVQTGFEVLTEAGYAPEIAYFECLHELKLIVDLMYEGGIANERFSISDTAEYGDLTRGPRVITPAVKAEMQKILGEIQDGTFAREWVAEDEAGRGNYTKLQQQGAEHPIEQVGEKLRGLMSWVGEKAK
- the ilvN gene encoding acetolactate synthase small subunit → MSELHTLSVLVEDKPGVLARVSGLFSRRGFNINSLAVGPTEHPDVSRMTIVVEVDELPMEQVTKQLNKLVHVIKIVELEPDASVQRELLLVKVRADATVRSQVVETVQLFRAKVVDVSPEALTVEATGSADKLTALLRMLEPYGIREMVKSGMVAVGRGPRSITAAAVR
- a CDS encoding acetolactate synthase large subunit yields the protein MTGAQSLVRSLEEIGCEVVFGLPGGTILPAYDPLLDSTKVRHILVRHEQGAGHAATGYAQATGKVGVCMATSGPGATNLVTPIADAHMDSVPLVAITGQQTRPLIGTDAFQEADITGITMPVTKHNMLVTDATEIPRAIAEAFHLASTGRPGPVLVDIPKDVLQEQTTFSWPPELQLPGYRPTTRPHGKQIREAARLIRESAKPVLYVGGGVLKAEAAEELRELAELTGAPVVTTLMARGVFPDSHPLHLGMPGMHGTVAAVAAMQRADLLVALGSRFDDRVTGKLESFAPEAKIIHADIDPAEISKNRRADVPIVGDCKEVLADLVEAVRADRAEHGEPDLSSWWKQVGGLRDRYPLGYDEPTDGALSPQYVIERIGAIAGPDAIYAAGVGQHQMWAAQFVKYEKPRTWLNSGGLGTMGYAVPAAMGAKVGEPDTVVWCIDGDGCFQMTNQELATCAIEGIPIKVAVINNGNLGMVRQWQNLFYGERYSNTDLNTHKLRIPDFPMLAQAMGCEGLRVESKEDVDRVIHQAMEINDRPVVVEFVVGADAQVWPMVAAGMSNDEINVRRDIRPEFEQDELAASVDQVADVTEQALEGEK
- a CDS encoding PH domain-containing protein, producing MSSTDDHAVPADTTSAAAPRATAASQQVDSELAWTPRVRDEGRKLRVGPRALVFKPSRLTIFAMLVAVVGSTPLVFSLLWFWVVLVLPVAAIAWILRVRTTVDPETLSVRSAFSSRTVDWDDVRGLRIGSRSRVSAVLGEDDDLVLPAVHARDLPALSVASGGRFADPAAVSEPEDPAEGH
- the ilvD gene encoding dihydroxy-acid dehydratase gives rise to the protein MPALRSRVTTHGRNAAGARSLWRATGMGDDDFGKPIVAIANSYTQFVPGHVHLKDMGDLVAGAIKEAGGVAKEFNTIAVDDGIAMGHGGMLYSLPSREIIADAVEYMVNGHAADALVCISNCDKITPGMLNAAMRLNIPTVFVSGGPMEAGKAVVVGGVAQAPTDLITAISASASSEVDDAGLAEVERSACPTCGSCSGMFTANSMNCLTEALGLSLPGNGSTLATHAARRELFLNAGRTVMDLATRWYRDDDASALPRNIATREAFENAMALDVAMGGSTNTVLHILAAAQEGEIDFDLAAIDAISRRVPCLSKVAPNSDYHMEDVHRAGGIPALLGELWRAGLLNTGVHSVHSPSLEQWLTEWDIRSSAPSETAIELYHAAPGGVRTTQAFSTENRWSSLDTDAAGGCIRDIEHAYSADGGLAVLRGNLSVDGAVIKTAGIPEDIWEFEGPAVVLESQEEAVSAILKKEIKPGDVLVIRYEGPAGGPGMQEMLHPTAFLKGAGLGRVCALITDGRFSGGSSGISVGHVSPEAAAGGTIGLVENGDRIRLDVRARSLELLVDPEVLADRRAKMESSERPWQPVDRQRVVSKALRAYAHMATSADTGAVRRIP
- a CDS encoding aldo/keto reductase, with the protein product MATGMSLGTRRLGDLTVSAQGLGCMGMSQSYGSGDRAESIATIHRALDLGVTLLDTANVYGDGANEELVGAAIADRRDRVVLATKFGITRDGDGNQGARGDAGYVRQCVEESLRRLRVDHIDLYYQHRVDPDTPIEETVGALVGLIEEGKIRHYGLSECGADTLRRAHAVHPPAAVQSEWSLWTRDIEASVAPTCAELGVGVVPFSPLGRGFLTGAITSTGQFGEGDMRRGLPRFSEENLAANLAIVDALKAVAQRRGVTAGQLALAWVQSRGEHVVPIPGTKRRTYLEQNVEAATLELTAQELAEIEAAAPASAVAGERYPEHLQRNVGR
- a CDS encoding NAD-dependent succinate-semialdehyde dehydrogenase, producing MTSYVTTNPATGKTENEFPELTDAEVGDVLRRVTEAFPSWRSTPVADRAQILVRVAEAYEARRDELATLIATEMGKPVREAAGEVALAASIYRWYAEHGPELLEQETLDPQGAAESVVQTEPVGPLIGVMPWNFPYYQVARFVAPNLMVGNTIVLKHAPICAASAAVMAEIFHDAGVPADVYVNVYATNDQIAEMIADPRVRGISLTGSERAGAAVAETAGRNLKKAVLELGGSDALIVLDDADIARTAKVTARARLMNAGQACNSPKRMIVPNDKVEEFVSVLVSTFESTEPGDPTDPGTRLGPLSSVTARDGVAEQVRRAVEQGATLHTGGDVVDGDGAFLRPAVLTGVTKDMDAYSEEIFGPVAVVYGVDSVDEAVTLANDVDFGLSGSVWSTDADRAREVADRLEVGMAYVNEHGTTLPGLPFGGVKRSGFGRELGRWGMGEFVNTRLRRTAKARD